The following DNA comes from Bacteroidota bacterium.
CTATAACTAATTAAAAGGCCATATTCTTTATTGAAATAATAGCTAGTTTCTTCATCAATAGCATCCGTATCATAGAGATACTTATTTATTAAAAATCCAAAACCTTCTATATCAAATGTTTTCTGATTAATCAGAGGACAATCATGACCATAAATTGTAAGAATTGAATCCGTGGAATCAACTATTGAAAAACTGATGTCCATGTTTTCCTCATTAGAAGATGAATAACTGTATTTCAAGGTATCTTCATTCTTGGAAATACATAGTTTTACAGTATCCACATTATATATTTCATGCCTGACATATCTGGAGAAATATCCTGTTAAACATTCAGTAGAATACTGGCATGATGAGAGAAATAATGTCAAAAAACTAATTGTTGTCCAAATTAAATAGTTTTGCGTTTTCATTTAAGGTTTCAAATTTTCTTCATCTTGTAATAATTCTTCGATTTCTTCAATCTCCTCTATGGACAAAACATAGGTTTTAGTACAGGTGTCGTGCCAGCCCCTATCTCTGACTAAAAAAGTAATCCCATCATAAGAAAGAGCACGAATAAGGGTTCTTAAAACAATTTGTTTTAAAGATGGCCTTTTTCCATAAACATCAACAACTTTGGTTTTTGTGATTTTCTTCCCTAGTGTTTGCTGGAAATAATACTCTGTCAGGATAAAATATAGAGGATAAATCAGGATTATAATGCCCATGTATGATTTTGTTGAAGGATTGAAATACAATAAGCATGAGAAAACACTGAGCAAGCCATAGTCAATAAGCAAATTCAAAATTCTTTTTCCTGCAGATGCTGAGTCCACTTCTCTTTTGCAGCGAATATCTTTTTTGACCATTTGGATTCGACCAAATTGATCTCTTTCTTCCCTGGTGAGATTTCTGTACTCGTATATTTCTGTAATTTTCTGCATTACACTTCTTTGGATTAATCCATCTCATCTACATCCATAATCACTCGGTAATAAGTATACTGTTTGGTTTGTAATGCAGGATAATCTTCATATGCCTGAAACAAAAACACTTTAAACTCATTGGCTAAATCGGGATACTTATTCATAAAATAACGGAACAAAAGTTTACTTTCTTCTTCTGTATTTATTTCACCCAACTCCCTTTTTGATAGATACATAATATTGGGTGTGATATCACTTTCTGTTTCTATAAAATCGATGTTGATCACATCATAAACAGAATCCTGAACAGTCCATTCTCTGAATTCAGAAATTAAAGTTGAATCTTTTTGCAGCTTCTGAACTGTGGTAATAATATCGATCAATTGCTTGGTGGATGTTCCTCTGCACAGATATGAAAGTTTGTAAGCCATGTTTAATGCAATAAAACGAGAAATATCAGTATCCTTACTTGCCCACTTATTAGCCAAATCAAGATAATAAGTGGCATCTTTTCCGTTTAATGCACAAGCATTTATTTCAAAGCTAGTCAGCAAATATTTCCCTTTTAATAAGCCAAACTTCAGTGTTATTGCTCGTGCAATTTGATCTGATATTGTTTTGTAAATGGATATGGCTTGCTTGTCCATTCCTTCCAATGTATAAAATTGCAAATAAGTAGGGTCACTTTGATCGAGA
Coding sequences within:
- a CDS encoding RDD family protein, yielding MQKITEIYEYRNLTREERDQFGRIQMVKKDIRCKREVDSASAGKRILNLLIDYGLLSVFSCLLYFNPSTKSYMGIIILIYPLYFILTEYYFQQTLGKKITKTKVVDVYGKRPSLKQIVLRTLIRALSYDGITFLVRDRGWHDTCTKTYVLSIEEIEEIEELLQDEENLKP